From Corvus moneduloides isolate bCorMon1 chromosome 2, bCorMon1.pri, whole genome shotgun sequence, one genomic window encodes:
- the LOC116440365 gene encoding mucin-5AC-like: MTQGPTTPRPVASTSSTSPASGTIEDRLSSTLGRSTETWTAELTSTPLTHGQAMVEVTATSSPMGSPLPSVNTAPVGSSATIPPGEGESSTMNQGSGTTTDPNVQTSHSLPATSLVSPSTMRTVSEEGRTDTTLTTPAWEGSSLRTSPGSGAVSPALPTAGPGTTAPSLGTESGTASSLPLSSAVTSHSSSFSSSPEGSSAVTPSPQQSSTSGTTETPLAATSHPPTALVFSSVSSPAGITGTESDTVTAEPIVDSPAPSTPSTNPVASTSGTPSEGSSAVTPSPQQSSTSGTTETRLAASSHPPTAFVFSSAGVTGVESGAVTAEEVTPSPALSTASTNPVASAPITSSASGITESIHSPTLSSSTETPAPRHTSTLLTQGHTTVEVTATSSPMGSPLSSITTAPGGSSATTPPGEGESSTMNQGNRTTAEPTAKTSHSLSSTTLGSPSTTNHSISTSVNPSFTGTCSPITLSIQLEEVTSTMIQFSWEPQGGTGDSPYTVRLLGKSGEMKKKILNGTSTVFENLLSGHQYQISVDVSTCSKNVSTSLTVQTAAEVYSGTTRITSEDFKPAYQNKSSREFMEFENKFITEITKHLPQKLQELKNGTKMRIVINSITEGSVIVLFDIVLDVEQNITKPEVSDAFTEALNRSTEFEVDLRKTVVEARNSCQPGLNDCDQNATCTAEGATYSCGCNKGFTDKSPQVPGRVCQQDLPSQQTTPVPPDTNTTKTTGFTGSTSNSIFTTTFTSAPCMPVSVEVQNVTAEEIQLSWTSGSKGSLYNISVRDGSQEIYKTTTEETKAVFKHLLPGHVYIISVAVSSCAEKNQTSVTVQTDSASCFEMTEFCLAESTGCSELKGMACSKNQAFACSVVLKSQIFNNTLYNSESEHYKTLSGKITTDVVRDMRAELNNDRFDIVVLGFRPGSVVVDFLSLLPKEEPVDVYFIWTSLTKIIRNEFGNQTKVMVQPLSVQPSTDNYSSWRVAVIVLGVLLGVALVLILLAILFYIYVRRRSGMEFFTLYTW, translated from the exons ATGACACAGGGACCAACTACCCCCAGGCCTGTGGCTTCTACCTccagcacctctcctgcctcaggTACCATCGAGGACAGGCTTTCATCCACGCTGGGCAGAAGCACAGAGACATGGACAGCTGAGCTCACCTCCACACCCCTCACGCATGGACAAGCCATGGTGGAGGTGACGGCCACTTCATCTCCCATGGGGAGCCCCTTACCTTCTGTGAACACAGCCCCTGTAGGCAGCAGTGCCACGATTCCtcctggagaaggggaaagtTCCACCATGAATCAGGGGAGCGGAACGACAACTGACCCCAATGTCCAGACCTCCCATTCCCTCCCAGCCACATCCCTGGTGTCCCCTTCCACGATGAGGACGGTGAGTGAAGAAGGGAGGACGGACACTACACTCACCACACCAGCATGGGAAGGGAGCTCACTCAGGACATCGCCTGGGAGTGGTGCAGTGAGCCCAGCGCTCCCAACAGCAGGGCCTGGCACCActgcccccagcctgggcacagagAGTGGCActgcttcctccctgcctctcAGCTCAGCAGTGACGAGccactcctcctccttctcctcttctcccgAGGGCTCCTCAGCTGTGACTCCCAGcccacagcaaagcagcaccagTGGCACCACTGAGACACCCTTGGCCGCCACATCCCACCCACCCACAGCACTGGTGTTCTCCTCTGTGTCCTCCCCTGCTGGCATTACAGGCACTGAGTCGGATACCGTGACAGCAGAGCCCATCGTggacagcccagctcccagcacacccaGCACCAACCCAGTGGCTTCCACCTCTGGCACCCCTTCTGAGGGCTCCTCAGCTGTGACTCCCAGcccacagcaaagcagcaccagTGGCACCACTGAGACCCGCTTGGCTGCCTCATCCCACCCACCCACAGCATTTGTGTTCTCCAGTGCTGGTGTTACAGGCGTGGAGTCAGGTGCTGTGACAGCAGAGGAGGTgacacccagccctgctctcagcacagccagcactaATCCAGTGGCTTCTGCCCCCATCACCTCTTCTGCCTCAGGTATCACTGAGTCCATCCATTCACCCAcgctgagcagcagcacagagacacCGGCACCTCGACACACCTCCACGCTCCTCACACAGGGACACACCACAGTGGAGGTGACGGCCACTTCATCTCCCATGGGGAGCCCTTTGTCTTCCATAACCACAGCCcctggaggcagcagtgccacGACTCCtcctggagaaggggaaagtTCCACCATGAACCAGGGGAACAGAACAACAGCTGAGCCCACTGCCAAGACCTCCCATTCCCTCTCTTCCACGACCTTGGGAAGCCCATCCACAACAAACCACAGTATATCAACATCTGTTAATCCTTCTTTCACTGGAACTTGCT ctccTATCACTTTGTCCATCCAGCTGGAGGAAGTGACCAGTACAATGATACAGTTCAGCTGGGAGCCTCAAGGTGGCACAGGAGACAGTCCTTACACAGTGCGACTGCTGGGAAAATCGggagagatgaagaagaaaatcctAAATGGAACAAGTACTGTATTTGAAAATCTGCTTTCTGGTCATCAATACCAAATATCCGTGGATGTTTCAACTTGCTCTAAGAATGTCAGCACCTCCTTGACAGTTCAGACAG CTGCTGAAGTCTACAGTGGAACCACCAGGATTACCAGTGAAGATTTCAAGCCTGCGTATCAGAACAAATCAAGTAGAGAATTTATGGAGTTTGAAAATAAGTTCATTACGGAG ATAACAAAACATCTGCCACAGAAGctacaagaattaaaaaatggaacaaaaatgcGTATTGTAATTAACAGCATCACGGAAGGAAGTGTGATTGTGCTCTTTGACATTGTGTTGGATGTTGAACAAAATATAACAAAACCAGAGGTTTCAGATGCTTTTACAGAGGCCCTTAACAGGAGTACAGAATTTGAAGTTGATCTTAGAAAGACTGTTGTAGAAG CAAGGAATAGCTGTCAGCCAGGTTTAAATGACTGTGACCAAAATGCAACCTGCACTGCTGAAGGAGCCACTTACTCCTGTGGATGCAACAAAGGATTCACTGATAAGAGTCCCCAGGTTCCAGGGAGAGTTTGTCAGCAGGATCTGCCTTCAC aacAGACAACTCCAGTCCCTCCAGACACCAACACCACCAAGACAACTGGATTTACAGGATCTACATCTAATTCCATTTTCACTACCACATTTACGTCAGCACCTTGCA TGCCAGTGTCCGTCGAAGTTCAGAACGTcactgcagaagaaatacaACTCAGCTGGACCAGTGGCAGCAAAGGCAGCCTTTACAACATCTCTGTCAGGGATGGAAGCCAGGAAATATACAAAACAACTACAGAAGAGACAAAAGCTGTGTTTAAGCACCTGCTTCCTGGCCATGTGTACATCATTTCTGTGGCAGTGTCATCTTGTGCTGAGAAGAATCAGACTTCAGTCACTGTCCAAACAG attcTGCTTCCTGTTTCGAAATGACTGAGTTTTGTTTAGCAGAAAGTACTGGCTGCTCTGAGTTAAAAGGCATGGCATGCTCCA aaaaccAAGCATTTGCCTGCAGCGTTGTTTTAAAAAGCCAGATATTTAATAATACACTTTACAACTCTGAGAGTGAACACTACAAAACATTGTCTGGAAAGATCACAACAGAT GTTGTTAGAGACATGCGCGCTGAACTGAACAATGACCGCTTCGATATCGTCGTGCTTGGGTTCAGACCTGGCAGTGTGGTTGTtgattttctctccctgttgCCAAAAGAAGAGCCTGTGGATGTTTATTTTATATGGACCAGCCTGACTAAAATTATAAGGAACGAGTTTGGGAACCAAACTAAAGTAATGGTGCAAC CTCTGTCTGTTCAGCCATCAACTGACAACTATTCCTCCTGGAGAGTAGCAGTGATTGTCCTTGGAGTTTTACTTGGAGTTGCATTAGTGCTGATTCTCTTGGCAATACTGTTTTACATCTATGTGAGGAGAAGATCAG GTATGGAATTTTTCACATTGTACACGTGGTAg